The Oncorhynchus masou masou isolate Uvic2021 chromosome 31, UVic_Omas_1.1, whole genome shotgun sequence genome includes a region encoding these proteins:
- the LOC135525031 gene encoding kelch-like protein 23 translates to MACRNPELVPYTVRATPSSVLCPDNDSSNEEAEINVMIPDTVLHIETESFFVNRQQLALQSPYFRALFYGGGRESGKRHVEIKGVGADQFRVLMEYTQTSKLSLSRENVLRILETADFLQLERPRLLCCKFLERELHLSNCLGMMSYAWQLGCRELYTAAREVALTHLPAIATEEDFMYLSKESVADLLASDKLFVPREDQALEMTLRWATFDPSREEDFMELVELVRLESLSLPYITDLLTRLKGSDPQAKLICKLNDNFQTSLSMGRSIPRASETLYILGGPHDQDKQSLYQFYPHSGRWQSHAPLQRKNLTQYSVAAVGENIVVTGGNFRDEIFWYSVDWVRIFQCGNKRWVDGPPLQKSRHSHCSVGLGQELYVMGGTMDEGPVAHVEKLPLGAQVWEDVSPMVRAVDRAATVARDLCIYVACGLDENGEVYSGIQRYLVKEDQWDVVTYSPLPRYDLLATVLNGALYLLGGQALRLDVETDEWTVLEEECLDRKFFGGCTTVNGQIYLLSERKMNKAFPNMVLMDPYIDTCMEIDNAIPCPVPLRGCVTMRLVT, encoded by the exons ATGGCCTGCAGAAATCCAGAGCTGGTGCCGTATACTGTAAGAGCAACACCTTCTTCTGTGTTATGCCCCGATAACGATAGCTCCAACGAGGAGGCTGAGATAAATGTGATGATACCGGACACAGTTCTTCACATAGAGACAGAATCCTTCTTTGTGAACCGTCAACAGCTGGCTCTTCAGAGCCCCTATTTCCGTGCACTTTTCTATGGCGGTGGCAGAGAGAGTGGCAAGCGCCACGTTGAGATCAAAGGTGTGGGTGCGGACCAGTTTCGTGTCCTGATGGAATACACCCAGACATCCAAGCTATCTCTCAGCAGAGAAAATGTCCTGAGGATCCTAGAGACAGCAGACTTCCTTCAGCTGGAGAGACCCAGGCTCCTATGCTGCAAGTTCCTGGAGAGAGAGCTGCATCTAAGCAACTGCTTGGGCATGATGTCCTACGCTTGGCAGCTGGGATGCCGGGAGCTCTACACAGCAGCACGTGAGGTGGCTCTAACCCACCTACCTGCTATCGCCACAGAGGAGGACTTCATGTATCTGTCTAAGGAGAGTGTGGCGGACCTTCTTGCCAGTGATAAACTATTTGTACCCAGGGAGGATCAAGCCTTGGAGATGACCTTACGCTGGGCAACCTTTGACCCCAGTCGGGAGGAGGACTTCATGGAGTTGGTGGAGCTGGTGCGACTAGAGAGCCTGTCTCTGCCCTACATCACTGATTTGCTTACCAGGCTCAAAGGGTCTGACCCACAAGCCAAACTCATCTGTAAACTGAATGACAATTTTCAAACTAGCTTGTCTATGGGCAGGTCCATACCTCGGGCCAGCGAGACACTGTACATACTCGGAGGGCCCCATGACCAGGACAAACAGTCTCTCTACCAGTTTTACCCCCACAGTGGGAGATGGCAGTCCCATGCACCACTTCAGAGGAAGAATCTCACACAGTACTCTGTGGCAGCAGTAG GAGAAAACATTGTAGTCACCGGAGGAAACTTCCGTGATGAGATCTTTTGGTACAGCGTGGACTGGGTGCGGATATTCCAGTGTGGGAACAAGCGCTGGGTGGATGGCCCTCCGCTGCAGAAGTCCAGGCACAGCCACTGCTCTGTGGGCCTGGGGCAGGAGCTGTACGTCATGGGGGGCACCATGGACGAGGGGCCTGTGGCCCACGTGGAGAAGCTGCCGCTGGGAGCACAGGTCTGGGAGGATGTCAGCCCCATGGTGCGGGCTGTGGATAGGGCTGCCACCGTTGCTCGCGATTTGTGTATCTATGTCGCCTGTGGACTGGATGAGAATGGGGAGGTGTACAGTGGCATTCAGAGATACCTGGTGAAGGAGGACCAATGGGACGTGGTCACCTACTCCCCTCTGCCCAG GTATGACCTTCTTGCAACAGTGCTCAACGGGGCCCTCTATCTCCTGGGAGGTCAGGCATTGCGGCTAGATGTGGAGACAGACGAATGGACAGTTCTAGAAGAAGAATGTCTGGACAGAAAGTTCTTTGGTGGCTGCACCACAGTCAATGGGCAGATCTACCTGCTGAGCGAGCGAAAGATGAACAAAGCATTCCCCAACATGGTACTGATGGATCCTTACATCGACACCTGCATGGAAATAGACAATGCCATACCCTGTCCTGTGCCTCTCCGTGGCTGTGTTACCATGCGCTTGGTCACATGA